From one Cardiobacteriaceae bacterium TAE3-ERU3 genomic stretch:
- a CDS encoding MFS transporter: MTTSRPLSHWMLIISLYTTQLLGMGFLMVAVIAILRERDTSLADLGWLYLLGLPWGLKFLWAPLIDRFAIPRLGHYRGWLLILQALMVITLLIIAPQSLDQNLTLIATLGAIFITLSATQDIATDALTTTLFHHDERGLVNGMQMAGGQLGSLIGGGGVLMLYPLIGWQGSLYLLAALTAICWLQLLFFHEPAHCTIESPQTIRDVFMRLFSFWRGRSLWFILSIFYPFGLCMTYAILTPMLVDGGWTLPEVGFATNILGGVIGIATGLLGGWLIQHWGRKRCLIGFALLQIVGLAAMLPAAFSANTVNVYLALTAYYIFYPLVIAVLYTLMMDKAAKGTTPGTDYTVQISINFIAVAIGASVALPLAEAIGYQGVIFTAIVIATLAAMLAFRYSHNRRLGR, translated from the coding sequence GTGACTACATCACGTCCACTTTCACACTGGATGCTAATCATCAGCCTCTACACCACCCAACTCCTCGGCATGGGTTTTCTCATGGTCGCCGTGATTGCAATCTTGCGCGAGCGTGACACCAGCCTCGCTGATCTTGGATGGCTGTACCTGCTCGGCTTACCGTGGGGGCTAAAGTTTCTTTGGGCACCGCTGATTGACCGCTTCGCCATCCCTCGACTCGGGCATTACCGTGGCTGGCTGCTGATCTTGCAAGCACTCATGGTCATCACGCTACTCATCATTGCCCCACAATCGCTTGATCAGAATTTAACCCTCATTGCAACCCTTGGCGCCATATTCATCACGCTTTCTGCCACACAAGACATCGCCACCGATGCACTGACCACTACCCTGTTCCATCATGATGAACGTGGGCTGGTCAACGGTATGCAAATGGCGGGAGGACAGCTCGGCAGCCTCATCGGGGGAGGCGGCGTACTCATGCTCTATCCTTTGATCGGCTGGCAAGGTTCGCTTTATCTGCTCGCCGCCCTGACCGCTATCTGTTGGCTACAACTGCTGTTCTTTCATGAGCCAGCACACTGCACCATTGAGAGCCCACAGACTATTCGCGATGTATTCATGCGTCTATTCAGCTTTTGGCGCGGGCGCAGTTTATGGTTCATCCTCAGTATTTTCTACCCATTTGGCCTATGTATGACCTACGCCATTCTGACACCAATGCTGGTTGATGGTGGATGGACACTTCCTGAAGTCGGCTTTGCCACCAACATTCTCGGCGGCGTGATTGGCATCGCCACAGGGTTGCTCGGGGGCTGGCTAATACAGCATTGGGGGCGCAAGCGCTGCCTGATTGGATTTGCATTACTACAAATCGTCGGGCTCGCCGCCATGCTGCCCGCCGCCTTTAGCGCAAACACGGTCAATGTTTATCTCGCTCTCACTGCTTATTATATTTTCTACCCTCTGGTCATTGCCGTACTTTACACCCTGATGATGGATAAAGCCGCCAAAGGCACAACCCCCGGCACTGATTACACCGTACAAATCAGCATCAACTTTATCGCTGTTGCCATTGGCGCTAGTGTGGCACTGCCGCTCGCCGAAGCCATTGGCTACCAAGGCGTTATCTTCACAGCCATTGTGATTGCCACTTTGGCCGCCATGCTCGCTTTCCGTTATAGCCACAATAGGCGACTCGGAAGATAA
- a CDS encoding class I SAM-dependent methyltransferase, translating into MSKPNNPLSHYELQALAAQLACPSGEQAAQVGDAMADGNRTMIHHAIDHLQLQAGQHVLEIGHGGADHLDYLFTQQPDLYYSGLELSPAMHQRGEQQPHANATFYLYDGDNLPNFPQPFARLFSVNTLYFWPQPAEFLNALSDILATDALVCLTYGCKDFMISLPFSRYGFTLYDEADIERLVAQTPFTVHAHHYANDHVISKSGEPVDRQFCTTVLHKA; encoded by the coding sequence ATGAGTAAGCCCAATAATCCTCTCAGCCACTACGAACTGCAAGCCCTTGCAGCACAACTCGCCTGCCCGAGCGGTGAGCAAGCCGCACAAGTCGGCGACGCGATGGCGGACGGCAACCGCACCATGATTCATCACGCCATCGACCACCTGCAACTGCAAGCAGGGCAGCACGTCCTTGAAATCGGGCACGGCGGTGCAGACCACCTCGATTACCTGTTCACCCAACAACCCGACTTGTACTACAGCGGCTTGGAACTCTCGCCAGCCATGCACCAGCGCGGCGAACAGCAGCCACATGCCAATGCCACATTCTATTTATACGACGGCGACAACTTGCCTAATTTTCCGCAACCATTCGCGCGCCTGTTCAGCGTCAATACCCTGTATTTTTGGCCGCAACCCGCCGAATTTCTCAACGCCTTATCAGACATCCTTGCTACTGATGCACTGGTCTGCCTCACCTACGGCTGCAAAGATTTCATGATCAGCCTGCCGTTCAGTCGCTACGGCTTCACCCTCTACGATGAAGCAGACATTGAGCGCCTCGTCGCGCAAACTCCGTTCACCGTACACGCTCACCACTACGCAAACGACCACGTTATCAGCAAAAGCGGCGAACCCGTCGACCGCCAATT
- a CDS encoding TonB-dependent receptor, which yields MVTLPSRQLLSITIASLLYSSLPASAYANNTTAYQLAPITVTARHSPEQALDLPLTVNTITDSTIDNHAFASLESVLTQTPGVNLKSYGGTGQAAIRMRGVGALNKVTLDDSSVVLYQNGIPLSLLQTGSDLFDMQSIEIIKGPQGTLYGRNSEAGVINLKPNQPELFNEYHIGAEIGNNGHYQGEAVFNTPINEQTSARLALQYRHDEHPYTNHIDGKPLTKPNALNARLGLRWQGERDDILFSGEHHRLRNFATANSLLGNEAVIAITPGLMADNANHSNLSLNWHHEFDNFYLHSTTGWGKYSSSSRIPSYDWRISHRIYGQALHTETHGKGDKQHWFQELRIGSNDDAPFFWTAGVNYEHGKRSTYSRAGKSNDPNSAYDPFNAQFDHYFRTDSAAVFGELTYPVLDKLDLTAGLRYSHEHTDYQADWTPNPTYLMPGASAQQDVQSISDNAVTGRLGLSYAITDNWRSYATYARGHKAGGFSDWDTSISSGQPATPYKPATIDSFEIGIKADLPEQGLSTSAALFHNRTKGDHLYVLVDPTTSYAYTTENVDTRSHGIELAANWRANDNLTLDANLAWTDATITGKTDNSRSPDIRIGNRIPDVARLSGGISAEYRQPATLPLGLGQGNYTAFISYQHTGKRAADAQNHFNLPAHNQIDARLGIESEHLDLYLYGTNLLGKRKTLNGYYLPAIPVTYGGSGADAKAGALGAGRSVGVGFRYHF from the coding sequence ATGGTCACTTTGCCCTCACGCCAGTTACTTTCCATCACAATTGCTAGCCTGCTGTACAGCAGCCTGCCTGCCAGTGCCTACGCTAACAACACCACCGCATATCAGCTCGCCCCAATCACTGTCACCGCACGCCACAGTCCCGAACAAGCTCTCGATCTCCCACTGACGGTCAATACCATCACGGACAGCACCATAGATAACCATGCCTTTGCCTCACTGGAAAGCGTGCTGACGCAAACTCCCGGCGTCAATCTCAAATCCTATGGCGGTACCGGACAAGCGGCAATCAGAATGCGCGGTGTAGGCGCTCTGAATAAAGTCACCCTCGACGACTCATCAGTCGTTCTCTACCAAAACGGCATACCACTATCCCTGCTTCAAACTGGCAGCGATCTGTTTGACATGCAAAGCATCGAAATTATCAAAGGTCCTCAAGGCACACTGTACGGACGCAATAGCGAAGCAGGTGTCATCAACCTCAAGCCCAACCAGCCCGAATTATTCAACGAATATCATATTGGCGCAGAAATCGGCAACAACGGGCACTACCAAGGTGAAGCGGTATTCAATACCCCGATAAATGAGCAAACCAGCGCCCGCCTTGCCTTGCAATACCGCCATGATGAGCACCCTTATACCAATCATATTGACGGAAAGCCGCTAACGAAGCCCAATGCACTTAATGCTCGCCTCGGCCTGCGTTGGCAAGGCGAGCGGGACGATATTTTATTCAGCGGCGAGCACCACCGCTTACGCAACTTTGCCACGGCAAACAGCTTACTCGGTAACGAAGCCGTGATAGCGATAACGCCTGGGCTAATGGCAGACAACGCAAACCACAGCAACCTCAGCCTCAACTGGCATCACGAATTTGACAATTTCTACTTACACAGCACCACAGGCTGGGGCAAATACAGCAGTTCAAGCAGAATACCAAGCTATGACTGGCGCATATCTCACCGCATTTACGGCCAAGCATTGCATACAGAGACGCATGGCAAAGGCGACAAACAGCATTGGTTTCAAGAGCTACGTATTGGTAGCAACGACGATGCACCATTTTTCTGGACTGCTGGCGTGAACTACGAGCACGGCAAACGCAGCACCTATTCCCGCGCAGGGAAAAGTAACGACCCGAACAGTGCCTATGACCCATTCAACGCACAATTTGACCACTACTTCCGCACCGATAGTGCAGCTGTATTTGGTGAACTCACTTATCCAGTATTGGATAAACTCGACCTAACCGCCGGCTTGCGCTATAGCCATGAACACACAGACTATCAGGCTGACTGGACTCCTAATCCAACCTATCTCATGCCGGGTGCCAGCGCACAGCAAGATGTGCAAAGCATCAGTGACAACGCGGTTACCGGTCGCCTTGGCCTGAGTTATGCCATCACCGACAACTGGCGCAGCTATGCCACTTACGCACGTGGTCATAAAGCTGGCGGTTTTAGCGACTGGGACACCAGCATCAGTAGCGGCCAGCCTGCTACACCATATAAACCCGCCACTATCGACAGTTTCGAAATTGGTATCAAAGCAGATCTACCTGAGCAAGGCCTCAGTACCAGTGCTGCACTGTTTCACAACCGCACTAAAGGTGATCACCTCTACGTCTTGGTTGACCCGACAACATCCTATGCCTACACCACGGAAAACGTCGACACCCGTAGCCACGGTATCGAACTCGCGGCAAACTGGCGTGCTAACGACAACCTCACTCTCGACGCCAACCTCGCATGGACGGATGCTACCATTACCGGTAAAACTGACAACAGTCGCTCACCGGATATTCGTATCGGCAACCGTATACCGGACGTCGCACGCCTGAGTGGCGGCATTTCTGCTGAATATCGCCAACCTGCGACCTTGCCGCTTGGGCTGGGACAGGGCAACTACACCGCGTTTATCAGCTATCAGCACACCGGTAAACGCGCTGCGGACGCGCAAAACCATTTCAATCTACCTGCACATAACCAAATTGATGCACGCCTCGGTATCGAAAGCGAACACCTCGACCTTTATCTCTACGGCACCAACCTACTCGGCAAGCGCAAAACCCTCAATGGCTACTATTTACCGGCCATACCCGTCACCTATGGCGGCAGTGGTGCAGATGCCAAAGCAGGTGCGCTTGGTGCAGGCCGCAGTGTTGGCGTTGGTTTCCGCTACCACTTCTAG
- a CDS encoding ABC transporter ATP-binding protein/permease, with the protein MDKSSKKSPSHWQIIEPIKPRIYTAMGIAVGGVVCSLLSILSLAWLVRDTIAADAVQWTWFWVALVFAIAAYILRGLSFRQSHLAAFALEPILRQQIISHLAKLPLGTIQQQGSAGLTKVIQDDVRELHVFVADSTPLYARSFAAPLLTFVILLFIDWRLALIAAAVLVIGMTILGMVMRNSGDMSEQYNQSREKVNQAVIEFVQAMPVVRTFDGGKASFGRYETALDEYLNILTGWYKQSGPAARLSMIILNPMPTLLALLWAGAYWLWHDSLDFSAWLACLLLGTGMAEAMMPYMALYHLIEKAKISVARILEVFDLVPLPISKQPQHPQDASVSFEQVNFRYAERSDNALSDISFTVPSGSFTALVGASGAGKSTVARLIPRFWDADSGSIKVGGVDVRDIAPNELMQQVAFVFQDNFLFSGSITDNIRLGLPDATMDDVIAAAKAAQCHDFINELPNGYDTEVGERGASLSGGQRQRITIARAILQNRPILVLDEATAFADAENEALLMKALANLMQGKTVLMIAHRLATIQNADQILVFADGKLVEAGAPRELLAQNGAYAELWQAYQQAQNWQIRTA; encoded by the coding sequence ATGGATAAAAGCAGCAAAAAAAGCCCTTCTCACTGGCAAATCATCGAGCCAATCAAGCCGCGTATTTACACTGCAATGGGTATCGCGGTTGGTGGTGTGGTGTGTTCACTACTGTCGATTCTGTCACTGGCATGGCTGGTGCGCGATACGATTGCTGCCGATGCAGTACAGTGGACATGGTTTTGGGTGGCACTGGTGTTTGCCATTGCCGCCTACATTCTGCGCGGTCTGTCATTCAGACAATCACACTTGGCCGCATTTGCCCTTGAGCCAATTTTGCGCCAACAAATTATCAGCCATCTTGCCAAGCTGCCACTGGGTACGATTCAACAACAAGGTTCTGCGGGGCTGACCAAAGTGATTCAGGATGACGTGCGCGAATTGCACGTTTTTGTCGCGGATTCCACGCCACTTTATGCACGCTCTTTTGCCGCACCACTGCTGACCTTTGTTATTTTGCTGTTCATCGACTGGCGATTGGCACTGATTGCTGCCGCTGTATTGGTGATTGGCATGACTATTCTTGGCATGGTAATGCGCAACAGTGGCGACATGAGCGAGCAATACAATCAATCGCGCGAAAAGGTCAATCAAGCGGTAATCGAGTTTGTGCAGGCGATGCCGGTGGTGCGTACCTTTGATGGCGGTAAAGCCTCATTCGGGCGCTATGAGACTGCACTCGACGAGTATCTCAATATTCTTACCGGCTGGTACAAACAATCTGGCCCCGCTGCACGCCTCTCAATGATTATCCTCAATCCGATGCCGACCCTGCTCGCACTGCTGTGGGCGGGTGCGTACTGGCTGTGGCACGATAGCCTTGATTTTAGTGCATGGCTGGCCTGCTTACTGCTCGGCACCGGCATGGCTGAGGCGATGATGCCATACATGGCACTGTATCATTTGATTGAAAAAGCAAAAATCAGCGTGGCGCGTATCCTCGAAGTATTCGACCTCGTGCCACTACCGATTAGTAAACAACCACAACATCCGCAAGACGCCTCAGTCAGCTTTGAGCAAGTCAATTTCCGTTACGCTGAACGTAGCGACAATGCCTTGAGCGACATCAGCTTTACTGTGCCAAGCGGTAGCTTCACCGCATTGGTCGGTGCATCCGGTGCAGGCAAAAGCACCGTTGCCCGCCTGATTCCACGCTTTTGGGATGCGGACAGCGGCAGCATCAAAGTCGGCGGCGTGGATGTGCGCGACATTGCCCCCAATGAACTGATGCAGCAAGTCGCGTTTGTCTTTCAGGACAATTTCCTCTTTTCCGGCAGCATCACTGATAATATCCGCCTCGGCCTGCCCGACGCGACAATGGACGACGTGATTGCTGCCGCCAAAGCTGCACAGTGCCACGACTTCATCAATGAATTGCCCAACGGTTACGATACCGAAGTCGGCGAGCGTGGTGCAAGCTTATCCGGCGGCCAACGTCAGCGCATTACCATCGCTCGTGCCATTCTGCAAAACCGCCCGATACTGGTGCTTGACGAAGCCACTGCCTTTGCCGACGCAGAGAACGAAGCACTGCTGATGAAAGCACTCGCCAATCTGATGCAGGGCAAAACCGTGCTGATGATTGCGCATCGCCTCGCCACCATTCAAAACGCCGACCAAATCCTCGTCTTTGCTGACGGAAAACTGGTCGAAGCTGGCGCACCACGCGAGTTGCTCGCACAAAACGGCGCATATGCCGAACTGTGGCAAGCGTATCAACAAGCGCAAAACTGGCAAATACGCACCGCGTAA
- a CDS encoding AraC family transcriptional regulator, protein MTCNINYLQAFASLSHKHWQVEAYNSHTQFLRVIPTRPGWSGHGEYWQISNDILFSRGDIYAADYHEEVPISTQCHFGIQFTLDAAYTIHTTAMHKHIDIRARQIWQRSGDLGEVATTWYGNQQNRLISLDFSPEITARWQEEGLLSTENIYGKAPLTSVAPIPTKRIFAHVARIIDQPVVTIHDRLLLESQILALCADHFAYTALPRKDKIDGAIDIIRSEYHLPLTITELAQRIGLNECYLKQQFKVRTGKTIANYIRDLRMNEAMRLLLDEHKTLQQTAWHVGYRNPDGFSRAFRKAYGISPATLVRNH, encoded by the coding sequence ATGACATGCAATATCAACTACCTCCAAGCCTTCGCATCCCTCAGTCATAAACACTGGCAAGTAGAGGCTTACAATAGCCACACACAGTTTCTGCGCGTCATCCCCACTCGTCCGGGCTGGTCCGGCCACGGAGAATACTGGCAGATAAGCAACGATATTCTATTTTCTCGTGGTGATATCTACGCAGCTGACTACCATGAAGAAGTGCCCATATCCACGCAATGCCACTTCGGCATACAATTCACTCTCGATGCTGCTTATACCATCCACACCACGGCAATGCACAAACATATCGACATCCGCGCACGACAAATCTGGCAGCGCAGCGGCGATTTGGGTGAAGTCGCAACAACATGGTATGGCAACCAGCAAAACCGATTAATTTCACTTGATTTCAGCCCTGAAATCACAGCACGCTGGCAAGAAGAAGGCCTGCTCAGCACAGAGAATATTTATGGCAAAGCACCTCTTACCTCAGTAGCCCCAATCCCGACAAAGCGCATCTTCGCTCATGTCGCACGAATTATCGATCAGCCTGTCGTCACAATACACGACCGTTTGCTGTTGGAAAGCCAGATACTCGCTTTATGTGCCGACCATTTTGCCTACACCGCCCTTCCGCGAAAGGACAAAATTGATGGAGCTATCGACATCATCCGCAGCGAGTACCACTTGCCACTAACCATCACTGAATTGGCTCAGCGTATCGGGCTCAATGAGTGCTACCTCAAGCAGCAATTCAAAGTTCGTACGGGCAAGACCATTGCCAACTACATCCGTGATCTGCGCATGAATGAAGCCATGCGCCTATTGCTTGATGAGCACAAAACCCTGCAGCAAACTGCATGGCACGTTGGCTACCGCAACCCAGATGGATTTAGCCGAGCTTTTCGCAAGGCGTACGGCATTTCCCCCGCCACATTAGTGCGAAATCACTGA
- a CDS encoding AraC family transcriptional regulator: MTNQYLNYLYYDSTDWQVEVHGDKAAVMHPKRNGWSGYGDCRLLDNGMMLGRAHITTGSAAQEPPMSMQCHFGLHIICEAGYSLYSNTFAHPLHVHAPQIWQRCGVFEDIAAVWQNNTRNRVLTIDFTPELIERWREDFALPSWLTMPASDNPHLKQHHLPQQQRIMARTAQIIDHPVITLNDKLALESMTLALCNELFTLPEAKHHYPQIDDVIDIIRSEYNQPLTIAILAQRSGINECYLKQQFKARTGKTIAAYIRDLRMKEAMRLLLDENKTLQQTAWYIGYRSPANFSKVFKKTYGIMPTELVQR; encoded by the coding sequence ATGACCAACCAATATCTCAACTACCTTTATTACGACAGCACAGACTGGCAAGTAGAAGTTCACGGTGACAAAGCAGCGGTTATGCACCCAAAACGCAACGGCTGGTCAGGCTATGGCGACTGCCGCCTACTCGACAACGGCATGATGCTTGGCCGTGCCCACATCACCACCGGTAGTGCAGCGCAAGAACCGCCGATGTCCATGCAATGCCACTTCGGCCTGCACATCATCTGCGAAGCCGGATACAGCCTATACAGCAATACCTTTGCTCACCCACTGCACGTCCATGCACCGCAAATCTGGCAGCGTTGCGGTGTATTCGAAGACATCGCGGCAGTCTGGCAAAACAATACCCGCAACCGTGTCCTCACCATTGACTTCACGCCCGAACTCATCGAACGTTGGCGCGAAGATTTTGCCTTGCCGTCATGGCTGACAATGCCAGCAAGCGACAATCCGCACCTCAAACAACACCACTTGCCGCAACAGCAGCGCATCATGGCACGCACGGCACAAATCATTGACCACCCCGTCATCACGCTGAACGACAAACTCGCGCTGGAAAGTATGACCCTTGCCCTGTGTAACGAACTATTTACCCTCCCCGAAGCAAAGCACCACTACCCGCAAATTGACGATGTTATCGACATCATCCGCAGCGAATACAACCAGCCGCTCACTATTGCCATACTCGCACAACGCAGTGGCATCAATGAATGCTACCTCAAGCAGCAATTCAAAGCGCGCACCGGCAAAACCATCGCCGCCTACATCCGCGATCTGCGCATGAAAGAAGCCATGCGCTTATTACTCGATGAAAACAAAACCCTACAACAAACCGCATGGTACATCGGCTACCGCAGCCCAGCCAACTTCAGCAAAGTATTCAAAAAAACCTACGGCATCATGCCCACTGAACTGGTGCAACGTTGA